One genomic segment of Sphingomonas sp. KR3-1 includes these proteins:
- a CDS encoding ShlB/FhaC/HecB family hemolysin secretion/activation protein, whose protein sequence is MTKGIQTMLLLAPVALASAAQAQEAPPPSPTPAAVAAAAAQPIDILEFRVRGNTRLTADQIERAVYPFEGPGRTVGDAERARAALEKAYREAGYPSVYVLIPEQDGAHGIVYLKVIESKIGAVTVAGASEGVAAKVREALPALKQGEAPNYTALTAQLIALNSRSSDRQVDIIPKPGATPETIDVDLSVKSALPLHGQFELNNQYSRDTTDLRALARLRYDDLWGLNHSIELLGNFSPRKYSESSAYSATYSLPLFSSLTRLYLTALKSDSNVATLGDTTVIGKGEQVTATFSMPLSPIGTYQQTMQFGGTWKHVDERTMFPGLETRAPITYYPVFLGYYSSIRTDTDQLSFNGSLNMAFRGLGSSDGTLDAKRFRSRGNFVYFRGSLSALHQFPFGANLWVQLEGQVASAALVQTEQFAVGGDGSVRGYLQAEGLGDNAYRTSIELRSPTLGPILGLGRSVDDLRVLGFLDAGRVWIYDPLPQQDAGLSIASAGVGLRLQLFKYLYGSLDFGIPLRTTPVTERGPKRVQFRIYSQF, encoded by the coding sequence ATGACCAAAGGCATCCAGACAATGCTGTTGCTCGCGCCCGTGGCGCTGGCATCGGCAGCCCAGGCGCAGGAGGCGCCGCCTCCCTCGCCGACGCCCGCCGCGGTGGCGGCGGCGGCCGCCCAGCCGATCGACATTCTCGAGTTCCGGGTGCGCGGCAATACGCGCCTGACGGCAGACCAGATCGAGCGCGCCGTCTACCCCTTCGAGGGCCCCGGCCGCACGGTGGGCGACGCCGAGCGTGCCCGCGCCGCGCTCGAGAAAGCCTATCGCGAGGCCGGCTATCCGAGCGTTTACGTCCTGATCCCCGAACAGGACGGCGCGCACGGCATCGTCTATCTGAAGGTGATCGAATCCAAGATCGGCGCGGTCACCGTTGCCGGCGCCAGCGAGGGCGTCGCCGCGAAGGTCCGCGAGGCGCTTCCGGCGCTCAAGCAGGGCGAGGCACCCAATTATACTGCGCTCACCGCCCAGTTGATCGCGCTCAATTCGCGCAGCTCCGATCGTCAGGTCGACATCATTCCCAAGCCGGGCGCCACGCCCGAGACGATTGACGTCGACCTCAGTGTGAAGTCGGCATTGCCGCTGCACGGCCAGTTCGAGCTCAACAACCAGTATAGCCGCGACACCACCGATCTGCGCGCGCTCGCCCGGCTGCGCTATGACGATCTGTGGGGCCTCAACCATTCGATCGAGCTGCTCGGCAATTTCTCGCCGCGCAAATACAGCGAATCCAGCGCCTATTCGGCGACTTATTCGCTGCCGCTCTTTTCGTCGCTGACGCGTCTCTATCTCACCGCGCTCAAGTCGGACAGCAATGTCGCGACGCTGGGCGACACCACGGTGATCGGCAAGGGCGAGCAGGTCACCGCCACCTTCAGCATGCCGCTCAGCCCGATCGGTACCTATCAGCAGACGATGCAGTTCGGCGGCACCTGGAAGCATGTCGACGAGCGGACGATGTTCCCCGGGCTCGAGACCCGCGCGCCGATCACCTATTATCCCGTGTTCCTCGGCTATTACAGCTCGATCCGTACCGACACCGACCAGCTGAGCTTCAACGGCTCGCTCAACATGGCGTTTCGCGGGCTGGGCAGCAGCGATGGCACGCTCGACGCCAAGCGCTTCCGCTCGCGCGGCAACTTCGTCTATTTCCGCGGCTCGCTGAGCGCGCTCCACCAGTTCCCGTTCGGCGCCAATCTCTGGGTCCAGCTCGAAGGCCAGGTGGCGAGCGCGGCGCTGGTGCAGACCGAGCAGTTCGCCGTGGGCGGCGACGGTTCGGTGCGCGGCTATCTCCAGGCGGAGGGGCTGGGCGACAATGCCTATCGCACCTCGATCGAGCTGCGCTCGCCGACGCTCGGGCCGATCCTTGGCCTGGGCCGCTCGGTCGACGACCTGCGCGTGCTCGGGTTCCTCGATGCCGGCCGGGTGTGGATCTATGATCCGCTGCCCCAGCAGGATGCCGGGCTGTCGATCGCCAGCGCCGGGGTGGGGCTGCGGCTCCAGCTGTTCAAATATCTCTATGGCTCGCTCGATTTCGGCATTCCGCTCCGCACCACGCCGGTGACCGAGCGGGGCCCGAAGCGGGTCCAGTTCCGCATCTACTCGCAATTCTAA